A stretch of the Fusobacterium varium genome encodes the following:
- the dnaA gene encoding chromosomal replication initiator protein DnaA has translation MKKDDSTDNNFEILDSFKISQSGSLVEDIRNIEIKLNTVPDIEVREVVIKETGNFLNLKENIINIPVEMIVFPFFTPQKQNKRVNFQYSFEDLGVTMYCTLVAKDNADKVFQPSTFEEKIYTYLISMYEIKKEIEDSDEYIEFEISDFIVSFLGNKMNRTYYSKVEQALKNLKNTEYQFIVSNHTKLGKYKFEDEEFKLLTYQKLKKGKKIYYRVTLNKNIRQKIKDKRYIKYNSKSLLEILTKDPIAGRIYKYISKIRYESMDGRINLRTLAAIIPLKTEQVTERVNKNGEIKQYILCRVKQVLKRIEKAFDVLVEMGYIIQYNSDYVKEEDNYYINYIFNKEKDGECHVSSFLENKTGRDMGRKRPAALAAKNNMEIEDAEVVEYSSGEKISKPETKHKEPAIEFPEGIMEKMQKAKRNIYVQRAWDRRTDNKIKKICREEGETTAKEVLSILYKNLNGNIKTTLVQYINGILKNISADESSSNKQNLTLFNNIVKEKGLKSKKKINQARRSVKKPVISSIKDIITDTDIPKDLMAEYNNYDEFEKLKIEEKALKICSQEEGIDVNFLLTMKSKSKNIYLNTIKRYIERVIKDE, from the coding sequence ATGAAAAAAGATGACTCTACAGATAATAATTTTGAAATTTTAGATAGTTTCAAGATCTCACAAAGCGGATCATTAGTAGAAGACATAAGAAATATTGAAATAAAACTAAATACAGTTCCTGATATAGAAGTGAGAGAAGTAGTTATCAAAGAGACAGGAAACTTTTTAAATCTTAAAGAGAATATAATAAATATTCCTGTAGAGATGATTGTATTTCCTTTTTTTACTCCACAAAAACAAAATAAAAGAGTGAACTTTCAATATTCATTTGAAGATTTGGGAGTTACTATGTATTGTACTCTTGTAGCAAAAGATAATGCCGATAAAGTTTTTCAGCCTTCAACATTTGAGGAAAAAATATATACATATTTAATATCAATGTATGAGATAAAAAAAGAAATAGAAGATTCAGATGAATATATAGAATTTGAAATTTCTGATTTTATAGTGAGTTTTCTTGGAAATAAGATGAATAGGACTTATTATTCAAAAGTGGAGCAGGCTTTGAAAAATCTAAAAAATACAGAGTACCAATTTATAGTGTCCAATCATACAAAATTGGGAAAATATAAATTTGAAGATGAAGAATTTAAACTGCTTACTTATCAAAAACTAAAAAAAGGGAAAAAAATATATTACAGAGTTACTTTGAATAAAAATATAAGACAGAAGATAAAAGATAAGAGATATATAAAATATAATTCCAAATCTCTTTTAGAAATACTTACAAAAGATCCAATTGCAGGAAGAATATATAAGTACATAAGTAAAATAAGATATGAAAGTATGGATGGAAGAATAAATCTTAGAACTCTTGCAGCTATAATTCCTCTAAAAACAGAGCAGGTTACAGAGAGAGTAAATAAGAATGGGGAAATAAAACAGTATATATTATGCAGAGTTAAGCAAGTACTGAAAAGAATAGAAAAAGCTTTTGATGTACTTGTAGAAATGGGATATATTATTCAGTATAATTCAGATTATGTAAAAGAAGAGGACAATTATTATATCAATTATATTTTTAACAAGGAAAAAGATGGAGAATGCCATGTATCTTCATTCCTTGAAAATAAAACAGGAAGAGATATGGGAAGAAAAAGACCAGCAGCTCTTGCAGCTAAGAATAACATGGAAATAGAAGATGCTGAAGTAGTGGAATACAGCTCAGGAGAAAAAATATCTAAACCTGAAACTAAGCATAAAGAACCAGCAATAGAGTTTCCAGAAGGAATAATGGAAAAGATGCAAAAGGCTAAAAGGAATATTTATGTACAGAGAGCATGGGATAGAAGAACTGATAATAAAATAAAGAAAATATGCAGAGAAGAGGGAGAAACAACAGCAAAAGAAGTGCTTTCTATTTTGTATAAAAACCTTAATGGAAATATAAAGACAACTCTTGTGCAGTATATTAATGGTATTCTTAAAAATATTTCTGCAGATGAAAGCAGCAGTAATAAACAGAATCTTACTCTTTTCAATAATATTGTAAAAGAAAAAGGGTTAAAAAGTAAAAAGAAAATCAATCAGGCTAGAAGAAGTGTAAAGAAACCTGTTATAAGCAGTATAAAAGATATAATAACTGATACTGATATACCTAAAGATTTAATGGCAGAATATAATAATTATGATGAGTTTGAAAAATTAAAGATAGAGGAAAAGGCATTGAAAATATGTTCACAGGAAGAAGGGATAGATGTCAATTTTCTTCTGACTATGAAATCAAAATCTAAGAATATATACCTAAATACTATAAAAAGGTATATTGAAAGAGTTATAAAAGATGAATAA
- a CDS encoding S4 Domain-Containing Protein: MEEVKISTEFIKLDQFLKWTGVCDTGVDAKFFITEGNVKVNGELEIRRGKKLYPGDKVETEGKVFIVK, from the coding sequence ATGGAAGAGGTAAAAATATCTACTGAATTTATAAAGCTGGATCAATTTTTAAAATGGACTGGGGTATGTGATACAGGAGTAGATGCTAAATTTTTTATAACTGAAGGAAATGTAAAAGTTAATGGAGAATTAGAGATAAGAAGAGGTAAAAAACTTTACCCTGGAGATAAAGTTGAAACTGAGGGAAAAGTTTTCATAGTTAAATAG
- the recF gene encoding DNA replication and repair protein RecF — MEILEINYVNFRNLQDGNVKFFPKLNLFYGKNGQGKTSLLEALYFNSTGKSFRTTKSSEMMKYGHKRTGVYVVYKDNIGEKTLTVKFNNEDKKEYSYNGKRVQYDEFYGKLNVVTYIPEDIVLITGSPSVRRNFFDGEIAQTSSEYFQELKNFNKILKIRNKYLKEKKHKEPEFAIYQDEFVKYGAKVIEKRMEYVKKISIILNLNYRKLFDDKKELSLQYQCHLGNTKKMNLKEIEDALRKRTEERLGQELRYGFSLSGPQKDDFLFFLNSYEAKSTASQGEKKSIIFSLKLSEIDMVLREKKESPILIIDDISSYFDSNRKDSILNYLEKRNIQVFISSTGELGINTEDFYVEKGEISYDRDRKHRENDRKGN, encoded by the coding sequence TTGGAAATACTAGAGATAAATTATGTGAATTTTAGAAATCTTCAAGATGGAAATGTAAAATTTTTTCCAAAACTTAATCTTTTTTATGGAAAAAATGGTCAAGGGAAGACAAGTCTGCTGGAAGCTTTGTATTTTAACTCTACAGGTAAAAGTTTCAGAACTACTAAAAGCAGTGAAATGATGAAATATGGGCATAAACGAACGGGGGTTTATGTAGTTTATAAAGATAACATAGGAGAAAAAACCCTTACTGTAAAATTTAATAATGAAGATAAAAAAGAATACAGCTACAATGGGAAGAGAGTACAGTATGATGAATTTTATGGAAAACTCAATGTAGTTACATATATTCCTGAAGACATAGTACTGATAACAGGCTCTCCTTCTGTCAGAAGGAATTTTTTTGATGGAGAGATAGCCCAGACCAGCAGTGAATATTTTCAAGAGTTGAAAAATTTCAATAAAATTTTGAAAATAAGAAATAAATATCTTAAAGAAAAAAAGCATAAAGAACCAGAATTTGCCATATATCAAGATGAGTTTGTAAAATATGGAGCAAAAGTAATAGAAAAAAGAATGGAATATGTAAAGAAAATATCTATTATACTTAATCTTAATTACAGAAAACTTTTTGATGATAAGAAAGAACTGAGTCTTCAATATCAATGTCATCTTGGAAATACTAAAAAGATGAATCTAAAAGAAATAGAAGATGCTCTTAGGAAAAGAACAGAGGAAAGGCTGGGGCAGGAGTTAAGATATGGATTTTCACTTTCAGGACCACAGAAAGATGATTTTTTATTTTTTCTAAATTCTTATGAAGCTAAGTCAACAGCTTCTCAGGGAGAGAAAAAATCAATTATTTTTTCACTGAAACTTTCAGAGATAGATATGGTATTGAGAGAAAAAAAAGAAAGTCCAATACTTATAATTGATGATATATCTTCTTATTTTGATTCTAATAGAAAAGATAGTATACTAAATTATCTGGAAAAGAGAAATATACAAGTGTTCATAAGTTCTACAGGTGAACTCGGAATAAATACTGAAGATTTCTATGTGGAAAAAGGTGAGATCAGTTATGATAGAGATAGAAAACATAGGGAGAATGATAGAAAGGGCAATTGA
- the gyrB gene encoding DNA gyrase subunit B, translated as MSSNYQAENITVLEGLEAVRKRPGMYIGTTSERGLHHLVWEIVDNAVDEALAGYCDKIIINILPDNIIEVIDNGRGIPVGIHPKYNKSALEIVLTVLHAGGKFENDNYKVSGGLHGVGVSVVNALSLWTDVTVKTDGKIWYQKYNRGIPEEDVKEIGVTTEHGTAVRFKADHEIFETLIYDYNTLKNRLKELAYLNKGLEIHLSDSRKEPYKKEEFKFEGGIVDFLKEITEETEKLIPEPIYMSGEVDNVAVDIAFLYTVNQAEVIYSFVNNINTHEGGTHVSGFRTALTRVINDVGKAQGYLKEKDGKLQGNDIREGVTAIVSVKVPQPQFEGQTKTKLGNSEVTGIVSTLVGTNLKIVLEDNPNDTKIIIEKILNSKKAREAAQKARELVLRKSVLEVGSLPGKLADCSSKNPDECEIYIVEGDSAGGSAKQGRDRSHQAILPLRGKILNVEKAGLHKSLENNEVRAMITAFGTSIGDSFNIEKLRYGKIILMTDADVDGAHIRTLLLTFIYRFMVDLIYNGNVYIAQPPLYKITTGKQIRYAYTDRELKEITDVFEGDEKKYTLQRYKGLGEMNPEQLWDTTMNPDTRTLLQVTIDDARAADMLFDKLMGDKVDPRREFIEENAVYVKNLDI; from the coding sequence ATGAGTAGTAATTATCAAGCGGAAAATATTACGGTCCTTGAAGGACTGGAGGCTGTAAGAAAAAGGCCTGGAATGTATATAGGTACCACTTCTGAAAGAGGGCTTCATCATCTAGTATGGGAAATAGTAGATAATGCTGTAGACGAAGCTCTTGCAGGATATTGTGATAAAATTATAATAAATATACTTCCAGACAATATTATAGAAGTAATTGATAATGGAAGAGGAATTCCAGTTGGTATCCATCCTAAGTACAATAAATCAGCTCTTGAAATAGTACTTACTGTACTTCATGCAGGAGGGAAATTTGAAAATGACAACTATAAAGTATCTGGAGGTCTTCATGGAGTAGGGGTATCAGTAGTAAATGCTCTTTCATTATGGACAGATGTTACTGTAAAAACTGATGGAAAAATCTGGTACCAAAAATATAACAGAGGTATACCAGAAGAAGATGTAAAAGAGATTGGCGTAACAACAGAACACGGAACAGCAGTAAGATTTAAGGCTGACCATGAAATATTTGAAACACTTATTTATGATTATAATACTTTAAAAAATAGATTAAAAGAGCTTGCTTACTTAAATAAAGGCTTAGAAATCCATCTTAGTGACAGCAGAAAAGAGCCTTATAAAAAAGAAGAGTTTAAATTTGAAGGTGGTATAGTAGACTTTCTTAAAGAGATAACAGAAGAAACTGAAAAACTTATACCAGAACCAATATACATGTCTGGTGAAGTGGATAATGTAGCTGTAGATATTGCTTTTCTTTATACTGTGAATCAGGCAGAGGTTATATATTCTTTTGTAAATAATATTAACACTCATGAGGGAGGAACTCATGTAAGTGGATTCAGAACTGCTCTGACAAGAGTAATAAATGATGTAGGAAAAGCTCAAGGATATCTGAAAGAGAAGGATGGAAAACTTCAAGGGAATGATATTAGAGAGGGAGTTACTGCAATTGTTTCAGTGAAAGTGCCTCAGCCTCAGTTTGAGGGTCAGACTAAAACAAAACTTGGAAACTCTGAAGTTACAGGTATAGTATCAACTTTAGTTGGAACTAATCTGAAAATAGTATTAGAAGATAATCCTAATGATACAAAAATAATAATAGAAAAAATACTGAATTCTAAAAAAGCCAGAGAAGCAGCTCAAAAAGCCAGAGAACTGGTACTTAGAAAGTCAGTTTTAGAAGTTGGTTCACTTCCTGGCAAACTTGCTGACTGTTCATCAAAAAATCCAGATGAATGCGAAATATATATAGTTGAGGGAGATTCAGCAGGAGGATCAGCAAAACAGGGAAGAGACAGATCACATCAGGCTATACTTCCTTTGAGAGGTAAAATATTGAATGTTGAAAAAGCAGGACTTCATAAATCACTTGAAAATAATGAAGTAAGAGCGATGATAACAGCTTTTGGTACAAGTATTGGAGACAGCTTTAATATAGAAAAACTTAGATATGGAAAGATAATACTTATGACAGATGCCGATGTAGATGGTGCTCACATCAGAACATTGCTTCTTACTTTCATATATAGATTTATGGTAGATCTTATCTATAATGGAAATGTATATATCGCACAGCCGCCTCTATATAAAATAACTACTGGTAAGCAAATAAGATATGCTTATACTGACAGAGAACTTAAAGAAATAACTGATGTTTTTGAAGGAGATGAAAAAAAATATACTCTTCAAAGATATAAAGGACTGGGAGAAATGAATCCTGAACAGCTTTGGGATACAACTATGAACCCTGATACAAGAACACTTCTACAGGTAACTATAGATGATGCAAGGGCAGCAGATATGCTGTTTGATAAATTGATGGGAGATAAAGTAGATCCTAGAAGAGAATTTATAGAAGAGAATGCAGTATATGTAAAAAATCTTGATATCTAA
- the gyrA gene encoding DNA gyrase subunit A, whose protein sequence is MSNVNNRYIEDEMKESYLDYSMSVIVSRALPDVRDGMKPVHRRILFAMSELGMTYDKAYKKSARIVGEVLGKYHPHGDSAVYGTMVRMAQDFNYRYLLVDGHGNFGSIDGDSAAAMRYTEARMAKISNELIDDIDKNTIDFRKNFDDSLDEPTVLPAKLPNLLLNGATGIAVGMATNIPPHNLGELVDGILALIENPELTPLDLMEYIKGPDFPTGGIIDGQKGIRDAYMTGRGKVRVRGKVEIEEHKSGKASIIIKEIPYQLNKATLIERIADLVKDKRVTGITDLRDESDRHGIRVVIEVKKGEEPELILNKLYKYTELQNTFGIIMLALVNNAPRVLNLKEILHEYLKHRFEVVTRRTKFDLDKAEKRAHILQGYKIALDNIDRIIEIIRGSSDGNQARELLIEKYAFSDVQARAILDMKLQRLTGLERGKIDAEHAEIEKYIAELREILSHDSKIYEIIKEELLYLKEKYNDNRRTLIENERMEILPEDLIKDENVILTLTNKGYVKRMEVSKYKAQKRGGKGVASQNTIEDDFVESIESASNLDTLMIFTNQGRVFNIKVYEIPETSKQSRGKLMSNIIRTREDEKIRAVIKTRDFSKDNEVVFVTKEGLIKKTNLDEFKNINNSGLKAIKLKEDDDIIYVGLIEKIDQEQVFIATKQGYSIRFNSDNVRPTGRDTMGVKSITLRPGDSIVSALLIKDEGGSILTVTENGYGKRTRIDEYPLQARSGKGVINIRCNAKTGAVVSVLPVTEGEELMAITSSGIVIRMPLDTIALYGRATQGVIIMKVDGAEKVVSITRVQSEEEEDETSESSSVETEDNIEEAEIVETKED, encoded by the coding sequence ATGTCAAATGTTAATAATAGATATATAGAAGACGAGATGAAAGAATCATATCTCGACTATTCCATGAGTGTAATTGTCAGCAGAGCACTTCCAGATGTAAGAGATGGAATGAAGCCGGTTCACAGAAGAATACTTTTTGCTATGAGTGAACTTGGAATGACTTATGATAAAGCATATAAAAAATCTGCCAGAATCGTTGGAGAAGTCTTAGGTAAGTATCACCCACATGGAGACTCAGCAGTATATGGAACAATGGTAAGAATGGCTCAGGATTTCAACTACAGATATTTACTTGTGGATGGACATGGAAACTTCGGTTCGATAGATGGAGATTCGGCAGCAGCCATGAGATATACAGAAGCAAGGATGGCAAAAATCAGTAATGAACTTATAGATGACATAGACAAGAATACTATTGATTTCAGAAAGAACTTTGATGATTCGTTAGATGAACCAACAGTTCTTCCAGCAAAACTGCCAAATCTGCTTCTAAATGGAGCAACAGGGATAGCAGTAGGGATGGCTACAAATATTCCTCCTCATAATCTCGGAGAACTTGTAGATGGAATACTTGCTCTTATAGAAAATCCAGAACTTACTCCTTTGGACCTTATGGAATATATAAAAGGACCTGACTTTCCTACTGGAGGAATAATTGATGGTCAAAAAGGTATCAGAGATGCCTATATGACTGGAAGAGGTAAAGTAAGAGTAAGAGGTAAAGTAGAGATAGAAGAACATAAAAGTGGAAAAGCTTCCATTATTATCAAAGAAATTCCATATCAATTGAATAAAGCTACCCTTATTGAAAGAATAGCTGATCTTGTAAAAGATAAGAGAGTAACTGGAATAACAGATTTGAGAGATGAGTCTGACAGACATGGTATCAGAGTAGTTATAGAGGTTAAAAAAGGTGAAGAGCCAGAACTTATACTAAATAAACTATATAAATATACAGAACTTCAAAATACATTTGGTATAATAATGCTGGCTCTTGTAAATAATGCTCCAAGAGTACTTAACCTTAAAGAAATACTTCATGAATATTTAAAGCATAGATTTGAAGTAGTAACTAGAAGAACTAAATTTGATCTGGATAAAGCTGAAAAAAGGGCTCACATATTACAAGGTTATAAAATTGCTCTTGATAATATTGATAGAATAATTGAAATTATCAGAGGATCATCAGATGGAAACCAGGCAAGAGAACTTTTAATAGAAAAATATGCTTTCTCTGATGTTCAAGCCAGAGCTATACTGGATATGAAACTGCAAAGGCTTACAGGTTTGGAAAGAGGAAAAATCGATGCTGAACATGCTGAAATTGAAAAATATATAGCCGAATTAAGAGAAATTCTTTCTCATGATTCTAAGATATATGAAATAATCAAAGAGGAACTTCTTTATTTAAAAGAGAAATATAATGATAACAGAAGAACTCTTATTGAAAATGAAAGAATGGAAATACTTCCAGAAGATCTGATAAAAGATGAAAATGTAATACTTACTCTTACAAATAAAGGATATGTAAAGAGAATGGAAGTAAGTAAGTATAAGGCCCAAAAAAGAGGTGGAAAAGGAGTAGCAAGTCAAAATACTATAGAAGACGATTTTGTTGAAAGTATAGAGTCTGCTTCTAATTTAGATACTCTTATGATATTTACAAATCAGGGAAGAGTATTTAATATAAAAGTTTATGAAATTCCAGAAACTTCTAAACAGTCAAGAGGAAAACTTATGAGTAACATCATCAGAACGAGGGAAGATGAGAAAATAAGAGCTGTTATTAAAACAAGAGATTTCTCTAAGGATAATGAAGTGGTATTTGTTACTAAAGAAGGACTTATTAAGAAAACTAATCTAGATGAATTTAAAAATATTAATAATTCTGGATTAAAAGCTATCAAATTGAAGGAAGATGATGATATAATATATGTAGGACTAATAGAGAAGATTGATCAGGAGCAAGTATTCATTGCAACAAAACAAGGATATTCTATTAGATTCAATAGTGACAATGTAAGACCTACAGGAAGAGATACTATGGGAGTTAAATCTATAACTCTGAGACCTGGGGATTCAATTGTGTCAGCACTTCTGATTAAAGATGAAGGCGGAAGTATTCTTACAGTAACAGAAAATGGATATGGTAAGAGAACAAGAATAGATGAATATCCATTACAAGCCAGATCTGGTAAAGGAGTAATAAATATAAGATGCAATGCAAAAACTGGAGCAGTTGTATCAGTACTTCCTGTAACTGAAGGAGAAGAATTAATGGCCATTACATCTTCTGGTATAGTTATCAGAATGCCTCTTGATACTATTGCGCTTTATGGAAGGGCTACTCAGGGAGTAATTATAATGAAAGTTGATGGAGCTGAAAAAGTAGTATCAATAACTAGAGTACAGTCTGAAGAGGAAGAGGATGAAACATCAGAATCTAGTTCTGTAGAAACAGAAGATAATATAGAAGAAGCAGAAATAGTGGAAACAAAGGAAGACTAA
- a CDS encoding phosphodiesterase family protein, translated as MKILVISDSHGRLEKLISIYEKEKPDMVICAGDFSDDAEELSYVFPENTYHIVKGNCDYYDMQRSDEMVLELGEHKVFLAHGHHYRVKLEYETIEKRGKELGCDVVIFGHTHRPYLEKKKGITLFNPGAVLGNDYGIIKINKESIDFLLKRI; from the coding sequence ATGAAAATATTAGTTATATCAGATTCACATGGAAGACTGGAAAAATTAATTTCTATTTATGAAAAGGAAAAACCTGACATGGTAATATGTGCAGGAGATTTCAGTGATGATGCTGAAGAACTTTCATATGTCTTTCCAGAAAATACCTACCATATAGTTAAAGGTAATTGCGATTATTATGACATGCAGAGAAGTGATGAGATGGTTCTTGAGCTAGGAGAGCATAAAGTCTTCCTAGCTCATGGTCATCATTACAGAGTAAAACTGGAATATGAAACAATAGAAAAAAGAGGAAAAGAGCTGGGATGTGATGTAGTTATATTTGGTCATACACATAGACCATATCTTGAAAAAAAGAAAGGTATAACCCTTTTTAATCCAGGGGCTGTACTTGGAAATGATTATGGAATAATAAAAATAAATAAAGAAAGTATTGATTTTCTTCTAAAAAGAATTTAA
- the pheS gene encoding phenylalanyl-tRNA synthetase subunit alpha chain, translated as MKEKVAQLKEQAQSSIESAASLQELEEIRVSLLGKKGEFTEISKGMKNLSPEERPIIGQLVNETREFISSILDEKNNQLKEKEKRARLEQEIIDITLPGEDIELGTSHPITETMNFMKDIFIEMGFDVADGPEVEKVKYNFDALNIPETHPSRDITDTFYISDDVVLRTQTSPVQVRYMLEHKPPFRMICPGKVYRPDYDVSHTPMFHQMEGLMIGENISFANLKGILTHFVKKVFGETEVRFRPHFFPFTEPSAEMDVQCAVCKGKGCRVCKDSGWLEIMGCGMVDPEVLKAVGYDPNEVSGFAFGVGIERVTMLRHGIDDLRAFFENDIRFLKQFK; from the coding sequence ATGAAGGAAAAGGTAGCACAATTAAAGGAACAAGCACAATCTAGCATAGAGAGCGCTGCTTCTTTACAGGAGCTGGAAGAAATAAGAGTCAGCCTGCTAGGTAAAAAAGGGGAATTTACAGAGATTTCTAAAGGAATGAAAAATCTTTCTCCAGAGGAAAGACCTATTATTGGTCAGCTAGTAAATGAAACTAGAGAATTTATCAGTTCAATACTGGATGAAAAGAATAACCAATTGAAAGAGAAAGAAAAAAGAGCAAGATTAGAACAGGAAATTATTGATATCACACTCCCAGGTGAAGATATTGAACTGGGAACAAGTCATCCTATCACAGAAACAATGAATTTTATGAAAGATATATTTATTGAAATGGGATTTGACGTTGCTGATGGACCAGAAGTGGAAAAAGTTAAATATAACTTTGATGCTTTAAATATTCCTGAAACTCATCCATCAAGAGATATAACAGATACTTTCTATATTTCTGATGATGTAGTACTTAGAACACAAACATCACCAGTACAGGTAAGATACATGCTTGAACATAAACCACCTTTCAGAATGATATGTCCTGGAAAAGTTTACAGACCTGACTATGATGTGTCTCATACACCAATGTTCCACCAAATGGAAGGATTGATGATAGGTGAAAATATTTCTTTTGCTAATCTGAAAGGAATATTGACTCATTTTGTTAAAAAAGTTTTTGGTGAAACTGAAGTAAGATTTAGACCTCACTTCTTCCCATTCACAGAACCAAGTGCTGAAATGGATGTACAATGTGCTGTATGTAAAGGTAAAGGATGCAGAGTATGTAAAGACAGTGGATGGCTGGAAATAATGGGATGCGGAATGGTAGACCCAGAGGTATTGAAAGCAGTAGGTTATGATCCTAATGAAGTGAGCGGATTTGCTTTTGGAGTAGGAATAGAGAGAGTAACTATGCTGAGACATGGAATAGATGATCTTAGAGCATTTTTTGAAAATGATATAAGATTCTTAAAACAATTTAAATAA